The nucleotide sequence CAGCATCAATCAGCCAGTATCTCATTACGGAAGAAGTAAGCTCCAAGCAGAGAAAGTTATTCAGGAAAAAATGACTGATTATCTCTTGGTTCGACCAACAGCAATTTACGGAGCAGGAGATGAGGCTTTTTTACCTCTTTTTAAGGGTGCTAAAATGGGTATTTATCCTGTTACGGATAGTCAGCAGAGAATGAGCATGATTCATGCTAATGATTTGTCGAGAATGATAATTCAAGACATGCAGACTTCTCCTGGCATTCTTCACTACAATGACGGGAACACGTATTCTCATCAAGATTTCATAGACACTTTCCAAGAGCTTTTTGATAAAAAGATTCGAAAATTCCCACTCCCAAAATGGTTAGCTAAGTTCTCAATGGGTTCCTCTGATGTTTGGCACAAGATCACCAATAAACGTCCTGGAATTACCCTTGAGAAATTTGATGAAATCTCTCAACATTGGGATCTTCACACCACAGATTTAAGACATTCAACTGTCGAAGCTCAAGTTTCGTTAAAAGAAGGGTTTGAAGATGCGCTAAAGTATTATCAGGAAAATAACCTAATCTAATGTCACTTGAAGTAAAGGAAGTAAATACCAAAAAAGAACTTAAGCGATTCATAAAATTCCCTTTTAAGCTCTATAAAAGTAATCCTAGTTATGTGACCCCACTGATGGATTTCGAAATGAGTA is from Marinobacter alexandrii and encodes:
- a CDS encoding NAD-dependent epimerase/dehydratase family protein encodes the protein MRVAITGANGFLGSYLVKECLRQKMEVHAFIRPQANTSLLPGNPNLTLHYVNYRDVLVDQFVKIKNEVGDLDFFIHNAGMTVSLKNEEYYQVNVGITTSITESLVSSQLLKVAGRFVYTSSYAAQGPASINQPVSHYGRSKLQAEKVIQEKMTDYLLVRPTAIYGAGDEAFLPLFKGAKMGIYPVTDSQQRMSMIHANDLSRMIIQDMQTSPGILHYNDGNTYSHQDFIDTFQELFDKKIRKFPLPKWLAKFSMGSSDVWHKITNKRPGITLEKFDEISQHWDLHTTDLRHSTVEAQVSLKEGFEDALKYYQENNLI